The following coding sequences lie in one Burkholderia cepacia genomic window:
- a CDS encoding helix-turn-helix transcriptional regulator: MQSKNAYALQTPDGLPLDGFSRWESLRRFIPLSRETVRQRELEGHFPRASRLTQRCTVWPNREIHRWMADPLNYRSADPVRPATEGA; this comes from the coding sequence ATGCAGAGCAAGAATGCGTATGCGCTACAAACCCCGGACGGACTGCCACTTGACGGCTTCTCGCGCTGGGAAAGTCTGCGTCGCTTCATCCCGTTGTCTCGCGAAACTGTCCGCCAACGCGAGCTGGAGGGCCACTTTCCGCGCGCAAGTCGTCTGACGCAGCGTTGCACCGTCTGGCCGAATCGTGAGATCCATCGCTGGATGGCTGATCCGCTGAACTATCGTTCCGCTGACCCGGTCCGCCCAGCGACGGAGGGCGCGTAA
- a CDS encoding DUF927 domain-containing protein has protein sequence MSEFERARVALGYVPPDDRDTWSQVGMALKAEFDEEGFALWNEWSQGAQNYNGKDARDVWKSFKGGKITINTLFHLAKLGGFDPRAHRAKPVDPAERERQKAERAAREAAELAELTEKQQAASALAESIWSAAEPAPADHPYLVRKRIPVDALRVYRGGLCIGTAACDGALVIPARDADGKLWTLEFILTDGQKRYLPNGRKAGCFSLIGGPLSSTPSTLLIGEGYATCATLAAATSYPAAVAFDAGNLHAVATALRGQYPDARIVVCADDDHTTKGNPGVTKARAAAEAIAGIVAVPDFGPNRPAAGTDFNDLAAHVGPDAVAAAVRAALAPAGSADAGKGKAAPAAAKPAKRPKTARAQDGKSRFVVDDKGVWFHGFNNQGDPLPPHWVSTRIDVIAETRNEMNSEWGYLLEFTDRDGILKRWAVPAGLFAGDGTELRRMLLDMGVKLGVTQIARTQIANYVQMAQPDERVRCVPRVGWHHGAFVLPDRVIGTGKEALIYQADTPIQSQFKERGTLDDWQREVAAYCVGNSRLLFCVATAFAGPLLHFSGLQSGGFHLLGTTSKGKSTGGVIAASVFGSPDYVRSWKATDNALEAVATQHSDALLILDEIGQVEPRLVGDVIYMLANESGKARASRSGSAKPVLTWRLLFLSNGEKSVSALMAEGNKPMKGGIEVRLPAIPAEVGEMGVVEKLHGFPTPAALIEHLERHAGMHYGTAGPAFIEWASSQAGELAEHLRVRVDELVGQWVPDGSHSQVARVAKRFCLVAVAGELATAHGLTGWPQGEAVEAARRCFEGWLELRGGTGNSDEAEAVRQVQHFLAAHGDNRFVWMNRAQDDHRPNVPHRAGFKQHVKRDERRTPIASDREYYAEFGGKMSADDAESVETEYLIEAAVFRKDVCAGFDHKIVAKALMKRGVLMPRSDGYPYRQEYIPGHGKFMVYRVLPSIFTLEL, from the coding sequence ATGTCCGAATTTGAGCGGGCGAGAGTCGCGCTCGGCTATGTTCCGCCCGACGACCGCGACACGTGGAGTCAGGTGGGGATGGCGCTCAAGGCCGAGTTTGACGAGGAGGGCTTCGCCCTCTGGAACGAATGGAGCCAAGGCGCGCAGAACTACAACGGCAAGGACGCGCGCGATGTGTGGAAGTCGTTCAAGGGCGGCAAGATCACCATCAACACGCTGTTTCACCTCGCCAAGCTCGGCGGCTTCGATCCGCGCGCGCATCGGGCGAAGCCGGTCGATCCAGCGGAGCGCGAGCGACAGAAAGCCGAGCGCGCGGCCCGCGAAGCGGCCGAGCTGGCCGAACTGACCGAGAAACAGCAAGCCGCGTCGGCGCTCGCTGAATCGATCTGGTCGGCGGCCGAGCCCGCGCCGGCCGATCACCCGTATCTCGTTCGCAAGCGCATCCCGGTCGACGCGCTGCGCGTCTATCGCGGCGGCTTGTGCATCGGCACGGCCGCATGTGATGGCGCACTCGTCATTCCGGCGCGTGACGCGGACGGCAAGCTGTGGACGCTGGAATTCATCCTCACGGACGGCCAGAAACGGTATCTGCCGAACGGCCGCAAGGCGGGCTGCTTCTCGTTGATCGGCGGCCCGCTATCTTCCACGCCGTCCACGCTGCTGATTGGCGAGGGATACGCCACGTGCGCGACGCTCGCGGCCGCGACGAGCTATCCGGCCGCCGTCGCGTTCGACGCCGGCAACCTGCACGCGGTCGCGACGGCACTGCGCGGCCAGTATCCGGACGCCCGCATCGTCGTCTGCGCCGATGACGATCACACGACGAAGGGCAATCCGGGCGTGACGAAGGCACGCGCGGCGGCCGAGGCCATCGCCGGCATCGTCGCGGTGCCCGACTTCGGTCCGAACCGCCCGGCCGCCGGCACCGACTTCAACGACCTGGCTGCGCACGTCGGCCCGGATGCGGTGGCCGCCGCCGTGCGCGCTGCGCTCGCGCCGGCCGGCTCGGCGGATGCCGGCAAGGGCAAGGCTGCTCCAGCCGCCGCCAAGCCCGCCAAGCGCCCGAAAACGGCCCGCGCGCAGGATGGCAAGTCGCGGTTCGTCGTCGACGACAAGGGCGTGTGGTTTCACGGCTTCAACAATCAGGGCGATCCGCTGCCGCCGCATTGGGTCAGCACGCGTATCGACGTGATCGCGGAGACGCGGAATGAGATGAACAGCGAGTGGGGCTACCTGCTCGAATTCACGGACCGCGACGGCATCCTGAAACGATGGGCGGTGCCGGCCGGTTTGTTTGCCGGCGACGGTACGGAGCTGCGCCGCATGCTGCTTGATATGGGCGTGAAGCTCGGCGTGACGCAGATCGCCCGCACGCAGATCGCGAACTATGTGCAGATGGCGCAGCCGGACGAGCGCGTGCGCTGCGTGCCGCGCGTCGGCTGGCATCACGGTGCGTTCGTGCTGCCCGATCGCGTCATCGGGACGGGTAAAGAGGCATTGATCTATCAGGCCGATACGCCGATCCAGAGCCAGTTCAAGGAGCGCGGCACGCTGGACGATTGGCAACGCGAGGTTGCAGCCTACTGCGTCGGCAATAGCCGGCTGCTGTTCTGCGTTGCTACCGCCTTCGCTGGTCCGCTGCTGCACTTCTCCGGGCTTCAGTCGGGCGGCTTTCACTTGCTCGGCACGACGTCCAAGGGCAAGTCGACGGGCGGCGTCATCGCCGCGTCCGTGTTCGGCTCGCCGGACTACGTGCGGAGCTGGAAGGCGACCGACAACGCGCTCGAAGCCGTCGCCACGCAGCATAGCGACGCGCTGCTGATCCTCGATGAAATCGGACAGGTCGAGCCGCGCTTGGTTGGCGACGTGATCTACATGCTCGCGAACGAGTCGGGCAAGGCCCGCGCGTCGCGTAGCGGCTCGGCAAAGCCCGTTCTCACCTGGCGGCTGCTGTTCCTGTCGAACGGCGAAAAGAGCGTGTCCGCGTTGATGGCCGAGGGCAACAAGCCCATGAAAGGCGGTATCGAGGTGCGCTTGCCCGCGATCCCGGCCGAGGTGGGCGAAATGGGCGTGGTGGAGAAGCTGCACGGCTTCCCGACACCGGCCGCGCTGATCGAGCATCTAGAGCGACACGCCGGCATGCACTACGGCACGGCCGGCCCCGCGTTCATCGAGTGGGCGTCGTCGCAGGCTGGCGAGCTGGCCGAGCATCTGCGTGTGCGCGTCGACGAGCTGGTCGGCCAATGGGTGCCGGACGGCTCGCATTCGCAGGTCGCGCGTGTTGCTAAGCGGTTCTGCCTCGTTGCAGTGGCCGGCGAGCTGGCGACGGCGCACGGGCTGACCGGCTGGCCCCAGGGCGAAGCGGTCGAGGCAGCACGTCGTTGCTTCGAAGGCTGGCTCGAACTGCGCGGCGGCACGGGCAATTCGGACGAGGCGGAAGCCGTGCGGCAGGTACAGCATTTCCTCGCGGCACACGGCGACAACCGTTTCGTGTGGATGAACCGGGCGCAGGACGACCATCGGCCGAACGTGCCGCATCGAGCGGGCTTCAAGCAGCACGTGAAGCGCGACGAGCGGCGCACGCCCATCGCATCCGATCGCGAGTATTACGCCGAGTTCGGCGGCAAGATGAGCGCCGACGATGCCGAAAGCGTCGAGACGGAATACCTGATTGAAGCGGCCGTGTTTCGTAAGGACGTGTGCGCCGGGTTCGATCACAAGATCGTCGCCAAGGCACTGATGAAGCGGGGCGTGCTGATGCCGCGTAGCGACGGCTATCCGTATCGGCAGGAGTACATCCCCGGTCATGGGAAATTCATGGTCTATCGCGTGTTGCCGTCCATCTTCACACTCGAACTGTGA
- a CDS encoding DUF4760 domain-containing protein encodes MKNRLFPCALSFLAGIALGGFILASYLSVKALKLSDPTQYWTMVGSLGTCVGSLIAVSGLFVAAFSFRAQVRQNSTALGVDVLLKLSEHFDSQRMRKARAAAAENLRQDPNKSHPAIDAVIDYFEQLGLLVRREVVDAEFAWHEFYESFFHYYHLTVRYRAVVAATDSAIWADVEYLYVQVTNIQERANRGSALVPTPAELRTFVDSEARCNE; translated from the coding sequence ATGAAAAATAGACTTTTCCCGTGTGCTTTGTCGTTCCTGGCCGGCATCGCGTTAGGAGGCTTCATCCTCGCATCGTACCTTTCGGTTAAGGCATTGAAGTTGTCCGACCCGACGCAGTATTGGACGATGGTAGGTTCGCTCGGTACGTGCGTTGGTTCACTGATTGCTGTGTCTGGCCTCTTTGTTGCCGCGTTTAGCTTTCGCGCACAGGTCCGTCAAAACAGTACCGCGCTTGGTGTCGACGTTCTTCTCAAGCTCAGCGAACACTTCGACAGTCAGCGGATGCGGAAGGCGAGGGCTGCTGCAGCCGAGAATCTGAGGCAGGACCCGAATAAATCGCACCCGGCGATTGATGCGGTTATCGACTACTTCGAACAGCTTGGATTGTTGGTCCGTCGTGAGGTTGTGGATGCAGAGTTCGCGTGGCACGAATTTTACGAGTCATTCTTCCATTACTACCATCTCACGGTGAGATACCGAGCCGTCGTTGCTGCGACTGATAGCGCGATTTGGGCTGATGTTGAATACCTATACGTGCAGGTCACGAACATACAAGAGCGCGCAAATCGCGGTTCTGCTCTTGTGCCAACGCCGGCGGAGTTGCGAACATTCGTAGATTCCGAGGCTCGTTGCAATGAGTAA